The genomic stretch TTGCTGGCAGGATAAGCTAACGTTGCACTAAATAGTCACTCtctaaatggaaaaagaaaagaaactaaaTGGATGTTGCCTAACATCGTTTCCCAGGATGCTTTGAGGAGACATTATCAATTCTTGGCCCTTATCTTTTTTGGACAGAGATATTCAATTTGTAGTAGAAAACTGAAAACTATTTAATGAGCTGGCCCATGGAAGAGCAGCATCTGTTTCATAAAAGTGTTCACCCACTTCATTGTCTCGCATGTTTTTTGGGGAGTGCACAGGCAAACTTGTAGGTAAACATCCCACAAGTTCTTCCACTTGCAAGCCCTTTTGATTTCAACAGGAAAAATTTAAGCACATTGCATTACACTCCCATTGCAATCAATAGGGCTTAAAAGTGCTTCACTTTGCCTGGATCATGCTGTGTGTGAGCATAACCACCATGATTATgtaacaacatacaacaaacctttattaggcatataaccATGATTATGTATTGCTCCTTAGCACATGGATTTGGGCTTGTTATCAACGCCATTTTTCTTAACAATGTCGTTTGGAGATAGAGCAGTTCGTGCTTTTACAAAAACCATACAGAGTGTTTCCCTCCCTGCATTTCCCTACAAGAGTCATTGGCAGCACCTGTCAGATAaaccaaagtaagggaatgtttgttcctttacctcagagctgcattgcccttatgtcaatgcaggaaagcactgacataaggagttaggattgcaccctaagttgctaaaggccctggggcaaagcaaCTGACTCCTATGGTGCCCTATCAGCCCCTGAAGGTACAATGGGTGCCTTTCAGTACTGAGGGTTGTTATTGACCTGGTGGGTTCTCTAATgggcatgggcccttggccaatGCCTGACTTGGCTGACCCTAAACACCAACCCAGTTGGGGTTCTTCAGCTGTAATCTTGAACATACTGGTTTGGTAACAAGCGACAAGTCAAGTTATGTGCAGCTTGTTCCAGCAGCCATGGTTATTCATTCACACACTACATAGATGGTAGAGAAGAACCTCCATGCCCAAAGGAAGTTGCTGAAGGGAGTGACTGTGTTGACTAATGGGTGACCATAAACAGTATTGCCCTTTAGGTCTGTACTGATGCAAAAAAGACAACTGATCTGTCATTTCAGTGTGTTTTCTTGATCTAGTGAATACAGCATACCAAATCTCTGTTCCCCAAGGCTATGACCTTCTAGGTTAATTGCTTTACCATCTGGAAAACATCTCCTGGTTCCAGACAAAGAAACAGAAAAGGCAGAATCTGCTTGATAACATGGGACCCTATGCCACTGAGAAACAAACAAATGTGAAGTCTGTTATTCCTGCAAGATGTTACCAGGAGAACTTGCTGTTGAGACTTACAGAACAATATAATTGCCATTGTCCACTACACTGCAATTATCCAGACTCAATGTGTATGTTTGGAGTTTCCCTGGGTCAAAACAGACAGACAAATGTTTCAGAAATTGAGAAATGGCAGGTTTTCTCAAACCTCTATTAAGAAACAACTGGCTAAACCTTCTCAAAAGCGAGTAAGGTCTTTACCCAGATTTTGCCACATAGATTACTGATGGCCAATCATGTCGAAAGTCAAATCCAAAATATGAAAGAGTGTCACTTCACTGCATACTGCAGGATATATGCACCTCCTGAATTATGCGGTTGTTTTGCCCTTACTGTACTGAACTAAGGAGAAGGAAGCACTACCATTGCTGGTGAGCCAGGCAGAAGTGCAAGCCTGGCTGTGGCATAGCAAGACTTCGAGATGCTGTACGTGTGCCACAGACTGATCATCCACGAGTGAGACAGAAAGAGATTAGCAAATCCTGAGGATGTGAGGAAAGACATATTATGACTAGAAATGATAACCATAAATAAATTTAGTCCTATACTGTGAAGAAAAGCCCTGAATTACAGCTCAAAGGCTTCCTCGAGTCTGATAGAAAATCCACATCCTGTAATGTTGTGGAGGAGGGAAGGACTTTGCGAACAGAGTGTTCTAAGAGTTACATGCTGTACAAGCTTTGAAGAATAAGACTGCTATAAGGACACCAAACACACTGAGCATATGCTCCTTCCAGATGACAGGAAACTCTCCATAAGGACATAGTCTGAATAAAGGAAGGTGGCTTATGATATCTTAAAAAGGATCCCTCTCAGCAGCACATAAACTCCTGAGAGACATGAAGGGGAAGGGGGGTGCAGGCAACTTGTTCAGTGCTGAGGCTTACATTCAAAACACACATGTGCCAAAGGCTAACTTGCATGATCATGATAGCTCGTAAGCTAGATCTGATGGCTGTATTGCATGTTTGTTGTGACACCCTTGTTCTCCGAACTGCAATTTTGGCACCAAAAATGTAAACAAAACCCAGACAAAAGGCCTCTCAAATTACAAAAATGCCCTAAGACGGTATGGCTCCAGCTCAACTAGAATTAGTCATGACTGagtcccactgaaagcaatgagACGAGTGGTGTCCTAACTAACTTGTCTGATTGTTTTCAATGGAATGTGGTCATTAGTACCTTTAGCTGAATAATGCATGGTACATGACATTTGAAATCAATACCAAAACTGGACTTCAGTTACTTGCCTTCTGGTTCCTGAACTCTACATTCATACCACTACCATGTCTTTGAATGCATCTCAGTAACTGTAAGGACCACAGAGGTAATTAAAACAATTCATTAAGATAATGAACGCTGGCATTGTGAAGATTTGAGCAAGGCCACTACAAGGTGCATTAAGGACCACATGGAGAAGCTAAACTATGCTTTCTACCTCTGGCACAAAGAAGGTACAGTTGCCATATAGGGACAACACACAGGCACGTAcatacatgtatttttttttaatattttgctcTTGTTGATGAGTGTGAGGAGTTGCTTCAGAAAAAGGCAGGGTTGGTGTGCTCTATAATACAGCGCTTGCAATGACGTTTAACAAACCGCAAAGCTTCCACTGAAATCTCACAGTCCTGCACATTCAGCGTCTGCAGGTCAAAACAGTTGGCTGCTACAATCTGCAGGCCTTGTCCAGTGATGCTCTCGCATGACTTCAAACTCAGCCGCTTCAAGTTGAAGCAGTTCAGAGCCAGAAACTCCAAGCCAGCATCAGAGACCAGCGGGCATTTCCCAATGTCTAAAGACTTGAGTTTTGTGCAATTTTTGGCAAGGTACTCTACTCCGTGGTCCGTGATGCCCTCACAGCCCCGCGCATTGAGGTAGCGCAACTTGCTGCAGTACTTGGTGATGTAACGGATGCCTACGTCAGTGATACGGCCGCAGTGGGCAATGCTCAGGTACCGCAGGCGTGACTCCAGCTTTGCAATCTCACGCATGCCAAAATCACTGACAAAGCGGCAGTCACTCACACTTAGCTCTCTGATGGATGTGCAATAAATCATCAGGTAGCGAAGGCCTTCATCAGTAATGCGGATGCAGCGGCGCAGGTAGAGGTGAGTCAACTGAGTGCAGTGGGTGGCAATGGTGTGCAGTCCTTCATCCTCCAGGACAAAGCAGTCGGTCATGTCCAGGTAGCGGATAGAAATCTGTTTGCCATGCAGAGGAGACAGTTTGATGGAGGCTTCACGGGTTAAACTGATGCATGTCACTTTGGAACAACCTAcatttggagaggaaaaaaaaagggaatCAGTTAACAACCAGTAACTGTTAACCATTGACATTTGCATGAATTATTTCCTCTAAAAGAAAGGTGCTGGGTGACCTTAATGATGTGTGACCTTCCATGCATGCTAGGGATACTGGTGTGAGAATTCTGGCAAAGTCCATCCAGCTCTGAGCAGTGGAGTTCTGCTTTAAATGTAATGGGTCCTGCCAGTCATAGCCAACTGGTAACTGTGGGTCATATCAGCCTCCCAGGACATTTTTTGTGTGGATGCTGATAGCTTTGCCAAACTTGATTCCAATTCCAGTGTGGTAAAAAGTTTGCTCTGACTTTCACTTgcaaagaaaacattttcaagtTATATCAATCAGAGTTATTCTACACTTTAATGTGACATTTTTCATTTTGGTTTTGTATATTACATGCAAATAATATGCTTATCGATTACACACAAATATAAAATGCCTACTTCTAGACAGTGTCAGCTGTATTATGGTGACTACTAGTGAAACTATCTGGGTAGCAAAATCCACTTCCAACCCCTGAACCCCTGTTCTGAGAATCGCATGGGCCCTTAGAGTACAGAAGTTGCGTGTTCCTGGTCTACACAAAATCCATAAGCTGGAGCCATAAGAAGTGAGGATAGATGACTCAATAGTTTGCAAGTTTATAGACATAAGTGCACCTTGTATCAAAGACCCCATCAGAGGCCTGCCTATGGGCATGCATGTATGCAGACTTCTAGAGGTGTCTAGATGCCAGTTGAGACTAATGATGACATTGATTCATGTTGATATCTAAAGGCTTCTGCATTCTACGAACTAGGTCTTTCTGAATAAAttaagcagcagtggcaggctCTGCGAATGCAATCATGTTGCGCCATATGAACTTTAGTTTCCATAAACACAGTAGGACTGTGAAGACAACCACTGTAGCTTGTTCAAATCCAAGGAAGGACTCTCAGCCAAACAGCACCTTTTAAGGGAGGCTCCATCCTCCACAGGGGCACACCTTTCCGATTCTGATAGAAGTATTTTCACTCTGTGGTTTAAGTATGATGATATTTTCCTATGGCTCCAACCATTTTTCCTGTCCCAAATAATAAAGATGTAAAAACATGCAGTCTCAGAGCAATATTTTTACACAGAGGAAATGTAAGGGATTTGAAATGGAAGGAGAACGTTTCAAGAGAGCTGAAAGAACTTTGGCCGGCCTGCAAGATAATGGCTTGCAGTCAAGCTGACACATATATTAGGCTTGCCCAAGAATGAATgagtctgtttaaaaaaagaaaaaaaaaagaattgtggaAAAACCCGAATGTTAACTTTTGTATGATTTTGACATTATTAGGAAGCATGATTGAAGAGAACATGAAATGAGCTTGCAAATCAAAACAACGACTCAAATTAGGCCAAGGGAAAATGATATGATAAATACAaacttttaaggctgcaattctatccacacttacctgggaataagccccactgactgtaatgggacttatttctgaggaggcatgcctaggattgggctgtaactgtcaAGCTGCCATGATTATACTGTAAAATCACATCTTTATATTAACACCTACGTTATACCTGAGAGGCACTGAAGCCGGCTAGTGTGGTGGTAAGGTCTGGTCCCAATACCTGACTGTTCCTTGTTACAAGGCTATATTGACAAATTATATTGGAACATTTGCACACTTCTGAGAGCAGAGGCTGATACCTCAGCATCACGTCACTATTCAACTCAACCAAGCTGGGCCATAATTCAAATCATCTTATTCTTCCTTTCAGTTACATCCCAAGCCAGAAGGTAATAATGCCTGCAGCTCTTTATTTACACTGGCATTTGCAACATTTTTCTTGTCTCAGGAGTATCAAGGTGACAATTGCAAGGAACTGCTGGTTTGTAGATTGAAAGCTTTCAGGGTCTGCTAGATGCAACAATATATACCCTGTCACATGGCAATACACTGGGCTCTGAACAGGTACCTGAGTCTGGTCTGCCAAGCTGCATTAACTACAACCTAAGTAGTCCTCCTGTTCAGacattctctccagcagagggcaATATGGCACACACCATTTAACACTAAATTCAGAATAGCTGACAACAAATTCCAAACGGATGGTCTTGCTAGCCTATTATAACAAGCAGAACAAAGAGACCTGCAGAAACTTAAAGGCGAACTATTTTATTGTGGCTGGATGCAGCTTTGGGCAGACCATAGGAGTTAGATAGATAGTAAGAGCTCTTACTTTGCAACTGCTGCTTAGCAATAAGGAGATGCTCTATCCTTTCCCTTTTCCACCAGGTGTTTGCCTTTGGACCAGTCTAAGATGATAACATTTGCTACTTCTGGGTTGAGGAGAAGAACTTCCTCCTAGCTGCAGTCTGTCTCCAACCAAGGCTGAAAGATAAACTTGCCTGGTGAGTAAAGTCAGCCAGACAGACAGTGTCTACTCCCCTATTGCTGCTAAATAATCCCTGAAGTGGCAAACCTGCCTCCAGCTGCTGTGGAGCAATTGATATGAATGGGGAATCCATGGCCCTTACATTCAGATGGTGGACAGACACTATACTGTACAAGTAAATGTTGACTGAGAGAACAGCCACTCCTTTGGACTACAGCAGCCAGTGCCAACTATGGGCCTCCTGTCCACTCAATAATCTGTGCGTTTGCAGCCCTCCACCAGTCGATTGTAAAGAGCAGGgatcccccacccaccctgatCACCCCATAGAGGCTGGAGGCAAGTTTACCACTGCAGGGATTACTTAACAGCAAATCAGAGTGAAGGGTGGACGCCACACCAGGGTAGGAAACAAGCTGAAGAATCCGAAACTGCCTTTTCTCCCATTGCAATGAGAGCTTTAAAAGGTAATTGGCACTCACTGGTAGGTTCACCCGGCAACCAAAGCAACGTCTCTTTAAATGCAGGCTAAATATGTATCTACCAAGTGAGGAGATAACTTCATGCACCTGACAAGTGCGCTCTAGTCCAAGAAAAGTTACACCACAGAACAGTTTTTGGTGTTTAAGGGTGCCATTGGACACTCTGATGTTTTTGACTAGTTGAGGCAATTTCTAACTTTGCAGATTATGATTTTACTTGTCCAAATGCATGAAGAAAGGGACTTCCGGTTGAGTCACAGAGATCTGAACAAGCCCTGGTGAGAACGGGGCTAACGGGAACTTCTGCTTTCTTTGGCTGGAGGGCATTTAAAAGCCCACCGACATCCTCCCCCAGGTAGGGGAAGGGCTGGGGATGCCTGAGACCCGAGGGGGGTGTGAGTTTGGCGATAGAGGAGCTCTGAATAGGGGTTTCTCTATCTGCTTTGAACTCCCCCCCAGTGAAGGCTTCGCTAAAATCACAGCAGGAGTTACCTGGGTCAAGAAATTTGGCATAAGATCCTCGCTGACTCAGCCTCCTGATATATatgatgagacggtggtgtagggaggaggggtttagattcgttaggcactggggaacgttttgggacaagcggggcctgtacaagagggacgggctccatttgaaccagaatggaaccagactgctggcgcataacattaaaaaggtggcagagcagcttttaaactgatccctgggggaaggccgacaggagccgaggggcatccggttcgggactcctcatccctatgggatgaggatggggaggttagagaacaacaagacaaaggcagggtaggagaagaaattgggaaaggtagggtgatgggatgtgatagatggtttggcacaatgagaggatgcggggacaaaggagcgaataagcagcccatcctggggcattccgtgtataaatgcttttatgcgaatgcccgaagtctacgagcaaaggtgggagaactggaatgtctggtgacaagggaaaatattgacatagtgggcataacggaaacctggtggaatgcggagaatcagtgggataccgcaatcccgggctataaactctacaggagggacaggcaggggcgtgttggaggtggggtggccctttatgttaaggaagggatagaatccagcaaagtagagattgaaggtgggtccgactccaccgtagaatctctgtgggttaaattaccaggcttgtgcagcgatgtaatactgggggcgtgctatcgtcctccagaccagaaatctgatggggaccttgaaatgaggaaacagatcagggaggtggcaaggagggacagggttgtaatcatgggggacttcaattatcctcatattg from Tiliqua scincoides isolate rTilSci1 chromosome 4, rTilSci1.hap2, whole genome shotgun sequence encodes the following:
- the FBXL7 gene encoding F-box/LRR-repeat protein 7 is translated as MGANNGKQYGSDGKGSSSISSDVSSSTDHTPTKTQKNAATSEDSDLSMRTLSTPSPALICPPNLHNFQNGRGSSTSSSSVTGETIAMVHSPPPTRLTHPLIRSASRLQKEQANIDRLPDHSMIQIFSFLPTNQLCRCARVCRRWYNLAWDPRLWRTIRLTGETINVDRALKVLTRRLCQDTPNVCLMLETVIVSGCRRLTDRGLYTIAQCCPELRQLEVSGCYNISNEAVFDVVSLCPNLEHLDVSGCSKVTCISLTREASIKLSPLHGKQISIRYLDMTDCFVLEDEGLHTIATHCTQLTHLYLRRCIRITDEGLRYLMIYCTSIRELSVSDCRFVSDFGMREIAKLESRLRYLSIAHCGRITDVGIRYITKYCSKLRYLNARGCEGITDHGVEYLAKNCTKLKSLDIGKCPLVSDAGLEFLALNCFNLKRLSLKSCESITGQGLQIVAANCFDLQTLNVQDCEISVEALRFVKRHCKRCIIEHTNPAFF